A window from Moritella yayanosii encodes these proteins:
- a CDS encoding super-infection exclusion protein B → MHELKQYIQNYKQINIATTWLLLAAALVLLLPTTVLSVSGLDQWVTEYRGYISIIVISAVAYFIALLLVQTGQTVLEKQAETGTMNKIHKMVKVMNTSEQAVIREFIIQKKDIISLPLEAAAVANLVDNCILVPALNSQEIIGTGSKIKLCINIKARPLLDHKALGFPTGKMTEQQAEVLKSARPAFAKEFYIRH, encoded by the coding sequence ATGCACGAACTTAAGCAATATATTCAAAATTACAAACAGATAAACATTGCTACCACTTGGTTACTGCTTGCCGCAGCATTAGTATTACTATTACCAACCACAGTTCTGTCGGTATCAGGCTTAGATCAATGGGTCACGGAATACCGTGGTTATATTTCTATTATTGTCATCTCAGCGGTTGCATATTTTATCGCATTATTGCTTGTCCAAACTGGGCAAACGGTACTTGAGAAGCAAGCTGAAACTGGCACCATGAACAAGATCCATAAAATGGTGAAGGTGATGAACACCTCTGAACAAGCGGTGATCCGTGAATTTATTATTCAAAAGAAAGATATCATTTCACTGCCATTAGAAGCAGCTGCTGTGGCTAATTTAGTGGATAACTGTATTTTAGTACCGGCATTAAACAGTCAAGAAATCATTGGCACCGGCAGCAAAATTAAACTTTGCATTAATATTAAAGCACGTCCGTTACTTGATCATAAAGCATTAGGCTTTCCAACCGGTAAAATGACCGAACAGCAAGCAGAGGTATTGAAATCAGCACGCCCTGCATTTGCCAAAGAGTTTTACATTCGTCACTAA
- a CDS encoding precorrin-2 dehydrogenase/sirohydrochlorin ferrochelatase family protein: MQYLPIFMDVNDKNVLVVGGGEVASRKVDLLLSASAKVTVLSPRLNDTLQRYRDDAKITVIIDGYHRDYLGHYVMVWVTTDNTLLNKQVWQDCCERNLLVNVADQPELCEFITPSIIDRSPLQIAISSGGLSPVLIRYVREKLEALLPETLGPLGAFAGEQRERVKQQFSSVTERRRFWERFFSSKAVMLATDKGQLQQEFDLQLTTPESDVDGDIYLIKLPDETDLLRLRSLRLMQQADVILYVEDGDDCNERIADFVELCRRDAERYPLLSADFSTQAQARKQQGERVCVLINSTAQFETLTNTLDAISVVA, encoded by the coding sequence ATGCAGTATTTGCCAATTTTTATGGATGTAAATGATAAAAACGTACTGGTAGTCGGTGGCGGTGAAGTGGCAAGTCGAAAAGTTGACTTGCTATTGAGTGCGAGTGCTAAGGTGACGGTTTTATCTCCGCGTTTAAATGATACGCTGCAACGTTATCGAGATGATGCCAAAATTACGGTTATCATCGACGGTTATCATCGCGATTACCTTGGTCATTACGTGATGGTATGGGTGACCACTGACAATACCTTGCTTAATAAACAAGTATGGCAAGACTGCTGCGAACGTAACTTATTAGTCAATGTTGCAGATCAACCTGAACTGTGTGAATTTATCACCCCTTCTATTATCGATCGTTCACCATTACAAATCGCGATCTCCAGTGGTGGATTGTCGCCAGTACTGATCCGTTATGTACGTGAAAAACTCGAAGCTTTGTTACCCGAAACGCTGGGACCACTCGGTGCCTTTGCGGGTGAGCAACGTGAGCGGGTAAAACAACAATTTAGTAGTGTGACAGAGCGGCGTCGATTTTGGGAACGTTTTTTCAGTTCTAAAGCGGTGATGTTGGCAACCGACAAAGGGCAATTACAACAAGAATTTGACCTGCAATTAACGACACCAGAAAGCGATGTTGACGGTGATATTTATTTAATTAAATTACCTGACGAAACAGATCTATTACGACTAAGGTCCTTACGCTTAATGCAACAAGCTGATGTGATCTTATACGTCGAAGACGGTGATGACTGTAATGAACGTATCGCTGACTTTGTTGAATTATGTCGCCGAGATGCCGAGCGTTATCCACTATTAAGTGCTGATTTTTCCACGCAAGCACAAGCGCGTAAGCAGCAAGGTGAGCGTGTATGTGTATTGATTAATAGCACTGCACAGTTTGAGACACTCACTAATACGCTTGACGCGATAAGTGTCGTCGCTTAA
- a CDS encoding lysine exporter LysO family protein, producing MYSGFLIVIVPLVLGYLVALKQQKNIHWVNVATSKMVYVILFLMGISLSHLDNLAQNIQNIGLYSVTVLACVSAANLLALWGLDKRLSKTVEGEGELLSKWHLILESVQLIFVIAAGFIIGLFISPELIDIDTISEGALVLLLLFIGCQLRNSGLQLREILLNSWGIKIALVMMTSSWIGGLVAALLLDIPLSNGLALASGFGWYSLSGILITDGLSPVFGGAAFMIDLGRELLAILIIPSLIRLYPSTAIGYAGATAMDFTLPMIQKSGGNGYVPLAIVSGFILSLSSPLFISLFLAL from the coding sequence ATGTATTCAGGATTTTTGATTGTAATTGTACCTCTGGTATTAGGTTATCTTGTCGCGCTAAAGCAGCAGAAAAATATTCATTGGGTCAACGTCGCCACCAGTAAAATGGTATACGTGATCTTATTCTTGATGGGCATTAGCTTGTCACATTTGGATAACCTTGCTCAAAATATTCAGAACATCGGGTTATACAGTGTTACGGTGTTGGCTTGTGTGTCTGCCGCTAACTTGCTTGCCTTATGGGGACTGGATAAACGTTTATCCAAAACAGTCGAAGGTGAAGGTGAGTTATTGAGTAAATGGCATCTGATTCTAGAGTCAGTACAGTTAATCTTTGTGATTGCCGCTGGTTTTATTATTGGTCTGTTCATTTCGCCAGAACTGATTGATATTGATACCATCAGTGAAGGTGCGTTGGTATTATTACTGCTGTTTATTGGTTGCCAGTTACGGAACAGTGGCTTGCAGTTACGGGAAATATTACTCAATAGCTGGGGTATTAAGATAGCGCTAGTAATGATGACGAGTTCTTGGATTGGCGGGTTAGTTGCCGCCTTGTTGCTTGATATACCGCTAAGCAATGGTCTGGCGCTGGCGTCTGGGTTTGGTTGGTATTCGTTATCGGGTATCTTAATTACCGATGGCTTATCACCGGTATTTGGGGGCGCGGCGTTTATGATTGATTTAGGTCGCGAACTGCTGGCTATTCTGATTATTCCATCATTGATCCGCTTATACCCATCCACCGCGATTGGTTATGCTGGCGCGACGGCCATGGACTTTACATTACCGATGATCCAGAAATCCGGTGGTAATGGTTATGTGCCGTTGGCGATTGTCAGTGGCTTTATTTTAAGCCTGTCGTCACCGTTATTTATCAGCTTGTTCTTGGCGTTATGA
- a CDS encoding phosphoribulokinase — MSAKHPIIAVTGSSGAGTSTSSLAFAHMFQQENIKASFIEGDSFHRYTRPEMDVAIRKAREQGRHISYFGPEANDFELLENFFQDYGRDGSGKYRRYLHSFDEAVPYNLMPGTFTPWQDIDAGTDLLFYEGLHGGVATKDNNVAKHVDLLIGMVPIVNLEWIQKLVRDTEDRGHSREAVTDSIVRSMDDYINFITPQFSRTHINFQRVPLVDTSNPFSATTIPTLDESLVVIRFQSVKNIDFPYLLTMIDGSFISGINTLVVPGGKMALAMELICAPLIRQLLVEGKIS; from the coding sequence ATGTCAGCAAAACATCCTATTATTGCTGTGACAGGTTCATCAGGCGCCGGTACTTCTACCTCTAGCTTGGCCTTTGCACACATGTTCCAGCAAGAAAACATCAAAGCGTCTTTTATCGAAGGCGACAGTTTTCATCGTTATACCCGTCCCGAAATGGACGTGGCGATCCGCAAAGCCCGTGAGCAAGGTCGACATATAAGCTATTTTGGCCCTGAAGCTAATGATTTTGAGTTACTGGAGAATTTCTTTCAAGACTATGGCCGTGATGGCAGCGGTAAATACCGTCGTTACCTACACTCGTTTGACGAAGCCGTACCGTATAACTTAATGCCGGGTACTTTTACTCCTTGGCAAGATATCGATGCAGGTACTGATCTTTTATTTTATGAAGGTCTACACGGCGGTGTCGCAACCAAAGACAATAACGTAGCGAAACATGTTGATCTGCTGATTGGCATGGTACCAATCGTCAACTTAGAATGGATCCAAAAGTTAGTCCGTGACACAGAAGACCGTGGTCACTCTCGTGAAGCGGTAACCGATTCGATCGTCCGTTCAATGGATGATTACATTAACTTTATTACCCCACAGTTTTCACGTACCCACATTAACTTTCAGCGCGTACCGTTAGTCGATACCTCGAATCCATTTAGTGCCACAACGATCCCAACACTAGATGAAAGTTTGGTGGTGATCCGTTTCCAAAGCGTGAAAAATATAGATTTCCCTTATTTGCTGACCATGATCGATGGCTCGTTTATTTCTGGTATCAATACCTTGGTTGTGCCTGGCGGAAAAATGGCACTGGCGATGGAGCTTATCTGTGCGCCGCTTATTCGTCAATTATTAGTCGAAGGTAAGATTAGTTAA
- a CDS encoding YheU family protein, producing MIIPYRQLDNDTLNTLIEHFVLREGTDYGGLDMSMSEKVCQVIKQLECGDVVIVYSELHDSVNILPKSEVLKNPQ from the coding sequence ATGATCATTCCTTATAGGCAACTCGATAACGATACACTAAATACCCTAATAGAACACTTCGTGTTACGAGAAGGTACTGATTATGGCGGCCTAGATATGTCGATGTCAGAAAAAGTATGTCAGGTAATCAAACAACTTGAATGTGGTGATGTGGTGATCGTTTACTCAGAATTACATGACAGTGTGAACATCCTGCCAAAGAGCGAAGTTCTTAAAAACCCACAATAA
- a CDS encoding DUF3450 domain-containing protein — protein sequence MNYSAIWSIGLLAGLLIMPVQATSELDNIIGSKQQSQAQAQRTQNNIAELDEKTSETVAEYRALLRENAVLTTYTSQLEKQVVQQQRLLISLEKNMANVRETRMELTPLMQQMVQVLTLFVEQDIPFLWQERQLRLAELNRLLDNPNISVADKYRRILEAYQIETEYGDTIETWQAPLPFSDADKTVQLIRVGRVALYYLTPDHNHAGYWDNSSRTWLDLPATWLPKVKQAYEVADNKTVPTLLALPLLEAAHTVSATSQQEAL from the coding sequence ATGAACTATTCAGCAATTTGGTCTATCGGGTTACTTGCAGGCTTGTTAATCATGCCTGTTCAAGCGACGAGCGAGCTTGATAATATTATCGGCAGTAAGCAGCAATCACAGGCGCAAGCGCAACGTACTCAGAACAATATTGCTGAATTAGATGAAAAAACCAGTGAAACGGTGGCCGAGTACCGGGCCTTATTACGTGAAAATGCGGTGCTTACCACGTATACCAGCCAACTTGAAAAGCAGGTAGTGCAACAGCAGCGGTTATTAATTAGTTTAGAAAAAAACATGGCGAACGTCCGTGAAACTCGGATGGAACTGACGCCGTTAATGCAACAAATGGTGCAAGTACTGACACTGTTTGTCGAACAAGATATCCCTTTCTTATGGCAAGAACGCCAACTGCGTTTAGCGGAGCTCAATCGCTTGTTAGATAATCCTAATATCAGTGTTGCAGATAAATACCGCCGTATCTTAGAAGCCTATCAAATCGAAACTGAATATGGCGACACGATCGAAACATGGCAAGCCCCATTACCCTTCAGCGATGCCGACAAAACCGTACAGCTTATTCGTGTTGGTCGGGTGGCGTTGTATTATCTGACGCCTGATCATAACCATGCCGGTTATTGGGATAACAGCAGCCGCACTTGGTTAGACTTACCTGCAACCTGGTTGCCGAAAGTGAAACAAGCCTATGAGGTGGCGGATAATAAAACCGTACCGACCTTACTCGCATTACCTTTGTTAGAAGCTGCGCATACTGTTTCAGCAACATCGCAGCAGGAGGCGTTATAA
- a CDS encoding MotA/TolQ/ExbB proton channel family protein — MTIPLFNISPTLKTLAMRCNAVIIIATCLLMFNANATPLDELLKQVKQSNVAETKIDNAALSRFKANLASQKTNLATQAQRNQALQQKMTQLQDLIVANNKLILAKQKLANSEKSDLDKVFSEFRGASQDLRGQLNKSPLSATLPGRATQLSPYSEANYEPDLGAIKNLWLLFTQQMVASSKVTTTDIPVTMADGSKETLAVTQIAGFTAFTAQGPLLYQPASESYQLLPSNSADISARIAGFSQPQDGFVSALIDPSAGGLLKRATEAKAWWQVFSDAGIVGGVIVAVGVIGMGIGLFRLLVLGREAQKIKVQKQQLNTLTDNSLGRIIGVADRHGNSNADELARFLDEAILAELPECRKGLGSIAVLATIAPMLGLLGTVAGMIETFQAITAYGNSDPQVLSSGISKALLTTKFGLIAAVPLMLLHSLLTSKSDSIVHVIEHQSAGLLAQRQQRLNLCVNDSASAPVAVDQQQVTGNV, encoded by the coding sequence ATGACTATACCCCTATTTAACATATCGCCTACGCTCAAAACTCTGGCTATGCGTTGCAACGCCGTGATTATTATTGCTACTTGCCTATTGATGTTTAACGCTAATGCGACGCCATTGGATGAGCTATTAAAGCAAGTGAAACAAAGTAATGTCGCAGAAACCAAGATAGACAATGCAGCATTAAGCCGATTTAAAGCTAATCTCGCCAGCCAAAAAACTAATTTAGCCACACAAGCACAACGTAACCAAGCCTTGCAGCAAAAAATGACCCAGTTGCAAGATTTGATTGTGGCCAACAATAAACTTATCTTAGCCAAGCAAAAACTCGCCAACAGTGAAAAATCTGATTTGGATAAAGTGTTCAGTGAATTCCGCGGTGCCAGTCAGGATCTTCGTGGGCAATTAAATAAAAGCCCATTAAGTGCCACGCTACCTGGACGTGCAACGCAACTGTCGCCATACAGTGAAGCGAATTATGAACCGGATCTTGGTGCGATTAAAAACTTATGGTTATTGTTTACTCAGCAAATGGTGGCAAGCAGTAAAGTCACTACCACAGATATTCCCGTCACGATGGCGGATGGCAGTAAAGAAACTTTAGCGGTGACCCAAATTGCAGGCTTTACCGCCTTTACTGCGCAAGGACCTTTGCTGTATCAACCTGCCAGTGAAAGCTATCAGTTATTACCGTCAAATTCGGCGGATATCAGCGCCCGTATCGCCGGATTCTCACAACCACAAGACGGCTTTGTCAGTGCCTTAATCGATCCTTCTGCGGGGGGATTACTTAAACGTGCAACAGAGGCTAAAGCTTGGTGGCAGGTATTTTCTGACGCGGGTATTGTCGGTGGCGTTATTGTCGCGGTGGGTGTTATCGGCATGGGCATTGGTTTATTCCGCTTGTTGGTATTAGGCCGTGAAGCGCAGAAGATTAAAGTACAAAAACAGCAATTAAATACCTTAACCGATAATTCACTTGGTCGTATTATTGGTGTCGCTGACCGTCATGGAAACAGTAACGCGGATGAATTAGCGCGTTTTCTCGACGAAGCAATTTTGGCGGAATTACCAGAATGTCGTAAAGGATTGGGCTCGATTGCGGTACTGGCGACTATTGCACCAATGCTGGGGTTATTAGGGACGGTGGCGGGGATGATTGAAACATTCCAAGCTATCACTGCTTACGGAAACAGTGATCCGCAAGTATTATCCAGCGGTATTTCAAAAGCGTTATTAACGACTAAGTTTGGTTTGATTGCCGCAGTGCCATTGATGTTATTACACAGTTTATTAACCAGCAAAAGTGACAGTATCGTGCATGTGATCGAGCATCAAAGTGCCGGTCTATTAGCACAACGTCAACAGCGTTTGAATTTATGTGTGAATGATAGTGCGTCAGCACCCGTTGCTGTGGATCAACAGCAAGTGACAGGTAACGTATAA
- a CDS encoding MotA/TolQ/ExbB proton channel family protein: protein MSGFLEFLGNASLIFWVIMLLSVVMWWTIARCYLQYGLQYPLLSKHYQTEWAQWQDQSHLLAVAVRDGFISELQSQLTCKLIFIKTLTGVLPLLGLLGTVDGMIDNFSVLSDSLGVSELFSSGIAQALLTTLAGLVTGLSGLFFCHSLNKRANLLTLNLAQKLVVKGI from the coding sequence ATGTCTGGGTTTCTTGAGTTCCTAGGTAATGCATCGCTGATCTTCTGGGTCATCATGTTGCTATCTGTGGTGATGTGGTGGACGATTGCGCGCTGTTATTTACAGTATGGCTTGCAATATCCACTGTTGTCTAAGCATTACCAAACTGAATGGGCACAGTGGCAAGATCAATCACATTTATTGGCGGTCGCGGTGCGTGATGGGTTTATTTCTGAATTACAGAGTCAGCTAACTTGTAAGCTCATTTTTATTAAAACCTTAACCGGTGTTTTACCGTTATTAGGGTTGCTGGGCACGGTTGATGGCATGATTGATAATTTTTCGGTATTGTCGGACAGCCTCGGGGTATCTGAGTTATTTAGCAGTGGTATTGCGCAAGCATTATTAACCACGTTAGCGGGATTGGTAACGGGGTTATCGGGGTTATTCTTTTGTCATAGCTTAAATAAACGCGCTAATTTATTGACCTTGAATTTGGCACAAAAATTAGTGGTTAAAGGGATATAA
- a CDS encoding ExbD/TolR family protein: MRTRFSRNNSDALTVDLTPMIDMVFILLIFFLVTASFNKMNAIDIQRPDGATNDMQGAVSLVISIDAENGVWIEGEPVDIRKLRGRVKTLSGAHTSVMLNADRSVNTGRLIEVLDQVRLAGVDNVAVATAKQ; the protein is encoded by the coding sequence ATGAGAACACGATTTAGTCGAAATAACAGTGACGCGCTGACGGTCGATTTAACACCTATGATTGATATGGTGTTTATTTTACTTATCTTCTTTTTAGTGACAGCATCGTTTAACAAGATGAATGCCATTGATATCCAACGTCCCGATGGTGCGACTAACGATATGCAAGGGGCGGTGAGTTTAGTGATCTCTATTGATGCTGAAAACGGTGTTTGGATCGAAGGTGAACCGGTTGATATTCGAAAATTGCGTGGCCGAGTTAAAACCTTAAGTGGTGCTCATACCTCGGTGATGTTAAATGCCGATCGTAGTGTTAATACCGGGCGTTTAATTGAAGTATTAGATCAAGTTAGATTAGCTGGGGTGGACAATGTTGCAGTCGCAACAGCGAAGCAGTAA
- a CDS encoding energy transducer TonB — MLQSQQRSSKGYGLLAFTLAVLVNISLAGLIYSLTIGSNKTPVQDSISINFRQFTDSSVEEQELTPELEVIPAPKPQQEMVTLPQPVQPSFDVSNINLNSSITLPVLSVPTFDVSPQLVDVTSHIQPQVDVVPVVVNIEQATVGEPEIGFAKVLRKTNPQYPYKAKRLKIEGYVLLHILVNDDGRAEEINIVEEKPRGYFGKVSRKSVRRWQFEKAPAGTAVWKKWRMVFELN; from the coding sequence ATGTTGCAGTCGCAACAGCGAAGCAGTAAGGGCTATGGACTGCTGGCGTTTACGCTGGCTGTGCTGGTTAATATCAGTTTGGCGGGATTAATTTATTCGCTAACCATTGGCAGTAATAAAACCCCGGTGCAGGATTCTATTTCGATCAATTTTCGTCAGTTCACTGATTCGAGTGTGGAAGAGCAGGAGCTCACCCCTGAGCTAGAGGTGATCCCAGCGCCAAAACCACAACAAGAAATGGTGACATTGCCGCAGCCTGTGCAGCCGAGTTTTGATGTTAGTAATATTAATTTAAATAGCAGCATTACCTTACCAGTGTTATCGGTGCCGACCTTTGATGTATCTCCGCAACTTGTCGATGTCACCAGCCATATTCAGCCGCAAGTTGACGTTGTGCCTGTGGTGGTGAATATTGAACAAGCGACGGTTGGTGAGCCAGAGATTGGTTTTGCTAAAGTATTACGCAAAACCAACCCGCAATATCCGTACAAAGCTAAACGCCTGAAAATTGAAGGTTATGTGTTATTACATATCTTGGTGAATGATGATGGTCGCGCAGAAGAGATCAACATTGTCGAAGAAAAACCGCGTGGTTACTTTGGCAAAGTCTCACGTAAATCAGTGCGTCGCTGGCAGTTTGAAAAAGCCCCAGCAGGGACCGCAGTATGGAAAAAATGGAGAATGGTCTTTGAACTTAATTAA
- a CDS encoding tetratricopeptide repeat protein: MNLINVKQPSSSLLSGSVLGSIRLLGLLLSILLSLPSAQAQQVPAAVYSRYVTLTTAFAKLSAQDEQQTKAKAESNQILINNIADFYQQQREHSTERQLLASNLQLQVLLSQQDSLQGYEQSYEVVTQLLSLSLELEQQLTFQQLAAQLAASLIPSTDANKTPNIKSWTLVTQHLNAWFKLVDQLDAKQRETYKITNAQQASNAALLAQAYYLQDKLTAALAPSKRAYKLVPKNESYLKLLLALLQRLEQDQQLNKHLSIAVVDFPKSKDYWERLAYSYLALEQNKSALSTLAITRNQGLLTAQGYRVLASLYLQQQQPRLAAAVYLEGAEKKLLLQDSAYFKGLSNAWLMARERSKALVVFSQAASAGIKLAKHDQQQAQLLYLEARWSEAESAYIALLDRRVENKDQKTLLMTDKWRFLLAVSQIEQGKKAQAKDNLLLLQTNQYQGYSKGWLAQL; the protein is encoded by the coding sequence TTGAACTTAATTAACGTCAAGCAGCCTAGTTCATCACTGTTGTCGGGCTCAGTGTTGGGTTCAATACGGTTATTGGGACTATTGTTATCGATACTGCTATCTCTGCCATCAGCACAAGCACAGCAAGTACCAGCCGCTGTTTATAGCCGTTATGTTACCTTAACAACTGCTTTTGCTAAGCTGTCGGCACAGGATGAGCAGCAAACTAAAGCCAAGGCTGAATCGAATCAGATCTTGATCAACAACATCGCTGACTTTTATCAGCAGCAGCGTGAACACTCGACAGAACGGCAATTGCTCGCGAGTAATTTACAGCTGCAAGTTCTACTCAGTCAGCAGGACTCTCTGCAAGGTTATGAGCAAAGTTATGAAGTCGTGACTCAGCTATTAAGTTTATCGCTAGAGCTTGAGCAGCAACTGACATTCCAGCAGTTGGCAGCGCAGTTAGCCGCATCGTTAATACCATCAACGGATGCGAATAAAACCCCAAATATCAAGTCATGGACGTTGGTTACTCAACACCTTAATGCTTGGTTTAAGCTGGTGGACCAACTTGATGCTAAACAACGTGAAACCTATAAGATCACCAATGCTCAACAAGCCAGTAATGCCGCGTTATTAGCGCAAGCATATTATTTACAAGACAAGTTAACCGCTGCATTAGCGCCATCAAAACGCGCTTACAAACTTGTGCCTAAAAATGAATCTTACCTTAAATTATTGTTAGCGTTATTGCAGCGTCTAGAGCAGGATCAGCAGCTTAATAAACACCTTTCAATTGCCGTGGTCGATTTCCCCAAATCAAAAGATTATTGGGAACGTTTAGCGTATAGCTACCTGGCTTTAGAACAGAATAAATCGGCATTATCGACACTGGCGATCACCCGTAATCAAGGTTTACTCACCGCGCAAGGTTATCGGGTATTGGCCTCGTTATATCTACAGCAACAACAGCCTAGATTAGCCGCAGCAGTGTATTTAGAAGGGGCTGAAAAGAAATTGTTGCTACAAGATAGCGCTTATTTTAAAGGCTTAAGTAATGCGTGGTTAATGGCGCGTGAACGCAGTAAGGCGCTGGTTGTTTTTTCACAGGCTGCATCCGCAGGCATTAAATTAGCCAAACACGATCAACAACAAGCGCAGTTATTGTATTTAGAAGCGCGCTGGTCAGAAGCTGAATCAGCTTATATTGCGTTGTTGGATCGCCGTGTTGAAAACAAAGATCAAAAGACCTTATTGATGACGGACAAATGGCGCTTTTTATTAGCTGTTAGCCAGATTGAGCAAGGTAAGAAAGCACAGGCGAAAGATAATTTACTGCTATTACAGACCAATCAATATCAAGGTTACAGTAAAGGCTGGTTAGCGCAACTGTAG
- a CDS encoding nuclear transport factor 2 family protein, with protein MNLSNIVQRGWDAVGAGDFDTLINDYTDDMTFIMPGQEDILRGRRTFRKALNNFGGMLPPGFEITELRQVETGNEVVSIVEWKANNIEFSALSVLFRFEGDKIYEERWFVDTEQWKRLF; from the coding sequence ATGAATCTATCTAATATAGTACAGCGTGGTTGGGATGCCGTTGGTGCAGGTGATTTCGATACCTTAATCAATGATTACACGGATGATATGACATTCATCATGCCGGGGCAGGAGGATATTCTCAGGGGACGGCGGACATTTCGTAAAGCGCTAAATAATTTTGGCGGCATGCTGCCACCTGGTTTCGAAATTACTGAGCTGCGTCAGGTTGAAACTGGCAATGAAGTAGTCTCAATCGTTGAGTGGAAAGCCAATAACATAGAGTTCTCCGCATTATCCGTCTTGTTCAGATTTGAAGGCGACAAAATCTATGAGGAGCGCTGGTTTGTCGATACCGAGCAATGGAAACGTTTATTCTGA